Part of the Sporosarcina sp. FSL K6-2383 genome is shown below.
GTAAATTGTGTTGAATAAAAGTCCGACCAGTTGAAGATGAATGTCTTGGCACGAAGTGAAATGGATATGATATTGAGAAAGATGATGGAACTGTAGATAGGGATATAGTAATTTGCAGCATGCGAGGAGTTAAATATCATGAAAGAATTCAAAATAACTTATTTTTTTGATGAAAATCATTACATCAGAAGATTTATTCATATGGAGTCAAAGGAAAGTGCAGAAGAGCTAATCCGAGGTGAACGGGATCAATATATATCGTTTTGGGATAGTAGGGAAATCTATCATGAATTAAATACACAAAACGTTCGGGTTGTTCAACTATCCGAGTATTTTAGAATTGATAAAAGTAATTCATCGGCGCCACTACCAAAATGTTAGAAAAATTTAGTCCTTGACTATATGCGTGTCAATAAATATAATAATAAAAATAATCAATGTATAATATAAACTAACTGGCGATGAAGAGAAGAGTAATTGAGGCTAATTATTTTCAGAGAGCTCCGTTTGCTGTGAAGGAGTAATAATAACCTCAATGAAAAAAGACTTGGAGCTTCGTATGGAACTAAGTAACAAATCTTAGTCATCATGCGACGGGTTCTCCCGTTATAGAGATAGGGTATAATCGAACGTTGACGTACCCGAAGAGATTGGTATGGCAACATATCAATAAACTGAGGTGGTACCACGAAGTTCACAACTCTCGTCCTCAAGATAGATAATCTTGGGGGTGGGAGTTTTTTGTTGTTTATAAAGCTATGGATGGCTAGTTAGAAATATTTGGTGTCATCATGCTCGATAACAGAAAATGGAGTGGTAAACATGAGTAATGAACAAATGATTCATAGAAGAGAGAAATTAGATGTGATGCAATCGCGTGGCATTCCATTGCACCCTGAAAGTTTTCATACGAATTATGAACTGTATGAAGCGGCAATGCTTGAGGATGGTATGAGCAACGTTCAAGTAGCTGGAAGAGTCATGAGTATTAGGTATTTTAGTAAATTATGTTTTATTACGATTTCAAACATACAAGGAAGTTTGCAACTTCTATTGAAGAAAGAAGAGGTTGGTGAGGAATCCTTTCAACTGTTCCATGAATTGCTAGATATAGGGGATTTTATCGGTGTGAAGGGGAAAATGTACAGCACGAAAACGCATGAGAAGACCCTTCGTATCGAGAGTTATGTATTTCTTGGGAAGTCAATACGTCCTCTTCCAGATAAATGGCATGGATTAAGCAATATAGATCTTCGCTATCGACAGCGCTATTTGGATGTCATCATGACAAAGGAGACACAAAATCGATTATTAGCTCGAACAAAAATGGTCAGTTCAATTCGCAGGTTCTTTGAGGATCAAAATTTCTTAGAGGTTGAAACGCCTGTTTTACAGCAAACGTCGTCTGGTGCACTTGCAAAACCGTTTAAAACTTACCATAACTCCTTGGATTCTGAGTTTTACTTACGCATAGCCCCAGAAACTTATTTAAAAAGGCTAATTGTCGGTGGTTTTACGAAAGTATTTGAATTTGCAAGGTGTTTTAGAAATGAAGGGATAAGTCCTCAGCATCTTCAGGAATTCACAATGGTTGAAGGGTATGCTGCCTATTGGAACTATAAAGATACGATGAAGTTAATGCGTGAGATGATTTTGTATGTTTTGGATCGAACATTCGATACGACCATTTTAACTGTCCAAAGTCAATCGATTGATTTCTCATTAGAATGGGACGTCGTATCTTTCAGAGATCTGATTGTAAACGATACGGGGATTGATATAGATCTTTATCCAACTGTGCAAGAACTGTATGCAGAAACGAAAAGAAGAAATATCCTATTGGACCATTCGGATATTGAATCAATGGGGAGAGGAAATTTTATAGATCTTCTTTATAAAAAAATGTGTCGTCCATATCTGATACGCCCGACGTTTCTAGTTCAGCACCCGATTGATTTATCACCGCTAGCTAGAGCAAATGATGATAATCCAGCTCTAACGGATCGTTTTCAGTTAGTGGTGAATGGGGCGGAAATCATAAATGCTTATTCAGAACTAGTCGATCCACTTGAACAAAGAAGGAGGTTGGAAACACAAGCACAGCTTAGGAACAATGGAGATGTTGAGGCCATGGAGATGGATGAAGATTATCTAACTGCGATGGAATATGGCATGCCGCCTATTTCAGGTTGGGGATTCGGAATTGAACGATTGTTAATGGTGCTGAGTGATAGCGATAATATTAAGGATTGCGTGTTCTTTCCATTAACTAAAAAGCTATAGAAGTTGAGTAACATTACTTTTTTCATGAGTGTATGGCACACAATCATAAAAGGTTAGCGTCGCTGACCAACAGCTTTATAGAGTATGTATCCTGATAAGGCTATATATTGGAAGGAGGCAGCTATTGAAATAGGAGTGATAATGAGTGGAAGATACAAACCGAAAATTATGGCAGAGTTTTGACAACCTACAGAAGGCATTAAACCGTTTAGAAGAA
Proteins encoded:
- the lysS gene encoding lysine--tRNA ligase — translated: MSNEQMIHRREKLDVMQSRGIPLHPESFHTNYELYEAAMLEDGMSNVQVAGRVMSIRYFSKLCFITISNIQGSLQLLLKKEEVGEESFQLFHELLDIGDFIGVKGKMYSTKTHEKTLRIESYVFLGKSIRPLPDKWHGLSNIDLRYRQRYLDVIMTKETQNRLLARTKMVSSIRRFFEDQNFLEVETPVLQQTSSGALAKPFKTYHNSLDSEFYLRIAPETYLKRLIVGGFTKVFEFARCFRNEGISPQHLQEFTMVEGYAAYWNYKDTMKLMREMILYVLDRTFDTTILTVQSQSIDFSLEWDVVSFRDLIVNDTGIDIDLYPTVQELYAETKRRNILLDHSDIESMGRGNFIDLLYKKMCRPYLIRPTFLVQHPIDLSPLARANDDNPALTDRFQLVVNGAEIINAYSELVDPLEQRRRLETQAQLRNNGDVEAMEMDEDYLTAMEYGMPPISGWGFGIERLLMVLSDSDNIKDCVFFPLTKKL